CCGCCGCAAGCGCGTTCAGCGCGCAGATCCCGGCGTACTGCTTGGCCTCGTCCCCGCTGATCTCGGCGCCGACCTTGCCGGTCGCCGCGACCTCGCCCGCCACGATCGGGACCTGGCCGGCGGTGAAGACCAGCGAGCCGCTGCGCACCGCGGGCACGTAGTCGGCGACCGGGGCCACCACCTCCGGCAGCGGGATGCCCAGCTCCGCCAGGCGATCCGTCCAGCGCCCCATGTCAGGCCTCCTTCGGCCGCTTGAGGTAGGCCACCATCTGCTCGCCGGTCGGGCCGGGCAGCACGGAGACCAGCTCCCAGCCGTCCTCACCCCACTGGTCGAGGATCTGCTTGGTCGCGTGGATCAACAACGGCACGGTCGCGTACTCCCACTTCTGCATGCGGGCAGCTTAGGAGACACGTCCGCGGCAGCTGCGGTTGCGGAGGGGACTCGTGAG
This portion of the Saccharopolyspora antimicrobica genome encodes:
- a CDS encoding RidA family protein, encoding MGRWTDRLAELGIPLPEVVAPVADYVPAVRSGSLVFTAGQVPIVAGEVAATGKVGAEISGDEAKQYAGICALNALAAVDGLVGLDSIVRIVKVVGFVASAEGFTGQPAVVNGASEVLGEIFGDAGKHARSAVGVAELPLGVPVEVELVVEVE
- a CDS encoding DUF4177 domain-containing protein, producing MQKWEYATVPLLIHATKQILDQWGEDGWELVSVLPGPTGEQMVAYLKRPKEA